A stretch of Helicobacter pylori oki112 DNA encodes these proteins:
- a CDS encoding energy transducer TonB gives MKISPSPRKLSKVSTSVSFLISFALYAIGFGYFLLREEAPAPLAQAGTTKVTMSLASINTNSKVKTNAESAKPKEEPKEKPKKEEPKKEVAKPKPKPKPKPKPKPKPKPEPKPKPEPKPEPKPEPKVEEPKKEEPKEEPKKEEAKEEAKEKSAPKQVTTKDIVKEKDKQEESNKTSDGATSEAQAYNPGVSNEFLMKIQTAISSKNRYPKMAQIRGIEGEVLVSFVINPDGSVTDIKVVKSNTTDILNHAALEAIKSAAHLFPKPEETVHLKIPIAYSLKED, from the coding sequence ATGAAAATTTCTCCATCTCCACGCAAGCTCAGTAAAGTTTCAACGAGTGTTAGCTTTTTAATCTCTTTCGCCCTATACGCTATAGGGTTTGGCTATTTTTTACTACGCGAAGAGGCCCCAGCGCCTTTAGCCCAAGCTGGCACCACTAAGGTTACCATGAGTTTAGCCAGCATTAACACCAATTCTAAAGTGAAGACGAATGCCGAATCCGCTAAACCCAAAGAAGAACCTAAAGAAAAACCCAAGAAAGAAGAACCAAAAAAAGAAGTAGCGAAGCCTAAACCCAAACCAAAGCCTAAACCCAAACCCAAGCCAAAACCTAAGCCTGAACCTAAACCCAAACCTGAACCAAAACCCGAGCCTAAGCCTGAACCTAAAGTTGAAGAACCTAAGAAAGAAGAGCCTAAAGAAGAACCCAAAAAAGAAGAAGCTAAAGAGGAAGCTAAAGAAAAAAGCGCTCCTAAACAAGTAACGACTAAAGATATAGTCAAAGAAAAAGACAAGCAAGAAGAGTCTAACAAGACTTCTGATGGGGCCACTTCTGAAGCTCAAGCTTATAACCCAGGAGTGAGCAACGAATTTTTAATGAAGATCCAAACCGCTATTTCTTCTAAAAACCGCTACCCTAAAATGGCGCAGATTAGGGGCATTGAGGGCGAAGTGTTAGTGAGCTTTGTGATCAATCCTGATGGGAGCGTTACGGACATTAAAGTCGTCAAAAGCAACACGACAGATATTTTAAACCATGCGGCTTTAGAGGCCATTAAAAGCGCGGCGCATCTATTCCCTAAACCAGAAGAAACCGTGCATCTAAAAATCCCTATCGCTTATAGCTTGAAAGAAGACTAA
- the exbB gene encoding TonB-system energizer ExbB, giving the protein MGGFSMAMLKDYVDVFIFAVLGVASFLALWFVIERIIFYSKVNLKAYDDIDALNLDLTKNLTILYVIFSNAPYVGLLGTVLGIMVIFYDMGMSGGMDAKTIMVGLSLALKATALGLAVAIPTLIAYNSLLRKSDVLSEKFRIMKK; this is encoded by the coding sequence ATGGGCGGTTTTTCAATGGCAATGTTGAAAGATTATGTGGATGTGTTTATTTTTGCGGTGCTTGGCGTGGCGAGTTTTTTAGCTTTGTGGTTTGTGATTGAAAGGATTATTTTTTATTCCAAAGTCAATTTGAAGGCTTATGATGATATAGATGCCCTGAATTTGGATTTAACCAAGAATCTAACCATTCTCTATGTGATTTTTTCTAACGCGCCTTATGTGGGCTTATTAGGAACGGTTTTAGGGATCATGGTGATTTTCTATGACATGGGCATGAGCGGCGGGATGGACGCTAAAACGATCATGGTAGGTTTGTCTTTAGCTTTAAAAGCGACCGCTCTAGGGCTTGCTGTGGCGATTCCCACTTTGATCGCTTATAATAGCTTGTTGAGAAAATCCGATGTTTTGAGTGAAAAATTCAGGATCATGAAAAAATGA
- the exbD gene encoding TonB system transport protein ExbD — MKSIRRGDGLNVVPFIDIMLVLLAIVLSISTFIAQGKIKVSLPNAKNAEKSQPNDQKVVVISVDEHDNIFVDDKPTNLEALSAVVKQTDPKTLIDLKSDKSSRFETFISIMDILKEHNHENFSISTQAQ; from the coding sequence ATGAAAAGCATCAGAAGAGGCGATGGGCTGAATGTTGTCCCTTTTATTGATATTATGCTCGTTTTGCTAGCGATTGTGCTAAGCATTTCTACTTTTATCGCGCAAGGTAAGATTAAAGTCAGTCTCCCTAACGCTAAAAATGCGGAAAAATCCCAGCCAAACGATCAAAAAGTGGTGGTCATCTCCGTAGATGAGCATGACAATATTTTCGTAGATGACAAACCGACGAATTTAGAAGCTTTGAGCGCTGTAGTCAAACAAACAGACCCTAAAACCCTTATAGACTTAAAAAGCGACAAAAGCTCTCGTTTTGAAACTTTTATCAGCATTATGGATATTTTAAAAGAGCATAATCATGAAAATTTCTCCATCTCCACGCAAGCTCAGTAA
- a CDS encoding SabA family sialic acid-binding adhesin, giving the protein MKIKKSLLLSLSLMASLSRAEDDGFYMSVGYQIGEAVQKVKNTGALQNLADRYDNLNNLLNQYNYLNSLVNQASTPSAITSAIDNLSSSAINLTSATTTSPAYQAVALVLNAAVGMWQVIAFGISCGPGPNLGTEHLENGGVRSFSNTPNYSYNTGSGTTTTTCNGASNVGPNGILSSSEYQVLNTAYQTIQTALNQNQGGGMPALNSSKNMVVSINQTFTKNPTTEYTYPDGNGNYYSGGSSIPIQLKISSVNDAENLLQQAATIINVLTTQNPHVNGGGGAWGFGGKTGSVTDIFGESFNAINEMIKNAQAVLEKTKQLNANENAQITQPNNFNPYTSEDKGFAKEMLNRANTQAEILNLAKQVADNFHSIQGPIQQDLEECTAGSAGVINDNTYGSGCAFVKETLNSLEQHTAYYGNQVNQEKALAQTILDFKGALNTLGSDQKAINSAISGLPNAKSLQNMTHSTQNPNSPEGLLTYSLDTNKYNQLQATTQELGKNPFRRFGMISSQTNNGAMNGIGVQVGYKQFFGKKRRCGLRYYGFFDYNHAFIKSNFFNSASDVWTYGVGMDALYNFINDKNTNFLGKNNKLSVGLFGGFALAGTSWLNSEFVNLNMVGNIYSAKVNVANFQFLFNLGLRMNLARAKKKDSDHAAQHGVELGVKIPTINTNYYSFMGAKLKYRRLYSVYLNYVFAY; this is encoded by the coding sequence ATGAAAATCAAAAAATCCCTCTTACTCTCTCTTTCTCTCATGGCTTCATTATCAAGGGCTGAAGATGACGGATTTTACATGAGCGTGGGCTATCAAATCGGTGAAGCGGTTCAAAAAGTGAAAAACACAGGAGCGTTGCAAAATCTTGCGGACAGATACGATAACTTAAACAACCTTTTAAACCAATACAATTACTTAAATTCCTTAGTCAATCAAGCCAGCACGCCCAGTGCTATCACAAGCGCGATTGACAATTTAAGCTCAAGCGCAATCAACCTCACTAGCGCTACCACCACTTCCCCAGCCTATCAAGCCGTGGCTTTAGTGCTCAATGCCGCCGTGGGCATGTGGCAAGTCATAGCCTTTGGTATCAGTTGCGGCCCTGGTCCCAATCTTGGCACAGAACATTTAGAAAATGGAGGCGTTCGATCGTTTAGTAACACGCCCAACTACAGCTACAACACCGGTAGCGGAACAACCACCACCACTTGCAATGGAGCTAGTAATGTAGGGCCAAATGGTATCCTATCTAGCAGTGAATACCAAGTTCTCAATACCGCTTATCAAACTATCCAAACCGCTTTAAACCAAAACCAAGGAGGCGGGATGCCTGCCTTGAACAGCTCTAAAAATATGGTAGTCAGTATCAATCAAACTTTCACAAAAAACCCCACCACAGAATACACTTACCCCGATGGGAATGGCAATTATTATTCAGGCGGATCATCAATCCCAATCCAGCTAAAGATTAGCAGCGTCAATGACGCTGAAAACCTTTTGCAACAAGCCGCTACTATCATCAATGTCCTTACCACCCAAAACCCGCATGTGAATGGTGGCGGTGGGGCATGGGGGTTTGGCGGTAAGACCGGTAGTGTGACGGATATTTTTGGCGAGAGTTTTAACGCGATTAACGAGATGATTAAAAACGCTCAAGCCGTTTTAGAAAAAACTAAACAGCTTAACGCTAATGAAAATGCCCAAATCACGCAACCAAACAATTTCAACCCCTACACTTCTGAAGACAAAGGGTTTGCCAAAGAAATGCTCAACAGAGCGAACACTCAAGCAGAGATTTTAAATTTAGCTAAGCAAGTTGCGGACAATTTCCACAGCATTCAAGGGCCTATCCAACAAGATCTAGAAGAGTGCACAGCAGGATCAGCTGGCGTGATTAACGACAACACTTATGGTTCAGGTTGCGCGTTTGTGAAAGAAACTCTCAATTCTTTAGAGCAACACACCGCTTATTATGGCAATCAGGTCAATCAAGAGAAAGCTTTGGCTCAAACCATTTTGGATTTTAAAGGAGCCCTTAACACTTTAGGAAGCGACCAAAAAGCGATCAATAGCGCTATCTCTGGCTTGCCTAACGCTAAATCTCTTCAAAACATGACGCATTCCACTCAAAACCCTAATTCCCCAGAAGGTCTGCTCACTTATTCTTTGGATACCAACAAATACAACCAGCTCCAAGCCACCACGCAAGAATTAGGCAAAAACCCTTTCAGGCGCTTTGGCATGATTAGCTCTCAAACCAATAACGGCGCGATGAATGGGATCGGCGTGCAAGTGGGCTATAAACAATTCTTTGGCAAAAAAAGAAGGTGCGGGTTAAGGTATTACGGCTTTTTTGATTATAACCATGCGTTCATCAAATCCAATTTTTTCAACTCCGCTTCTGATGTTTGGACTTATGGGGTGGGTATGGATGCGCTTTATAACTTCATCAACGATAAAAACACCAACTTTTTAGGCAAGAATAACAAGCTCTCCGTGGGGCTTTTTGGAGGCTTTGCATTAGCTGGGACTTCATGGCTTAATTCTGAATTTGTGAATTTGAACATGGTGGGTAATATCTATAGCGCTAAAGTGAATGTGGCTAATTTCCAATTTTTATTCAATTTAGGCTTGAGAATGAACCTCGCTAGGGCTAAGAAAAAAGACAGCGATCATGCCGCTCAGCATGGCGTGGAATTGGGCGTGAAAATCCCTACGATCAACACCAACTATTATTCTTTCATGGGCGCTAAACTCAAATACAGAAGGCTCTATAGCGTGTATTTGAATTATGTGTTTGCTTACTAG
- a CDS encoding TerC family protein: protein MEFLSSLLDALSTPHGIVSLATLTLLEIVLGIDNIIFITVMVYKLPKHQQNKAMILGLGLAMIARIGLLGSLFFISHLQKPLFTIAGMSFSWRDVVLLVGGAFLAFKALVELKEQIYPKEKHQEKAFGFFITLIEIMFLDIVFSLDSVITAIGIAKHLEVMALAIILSVIVMMFFSKIVGGFIERHYRIKTLAFVFLLVVGVFLFLEGLHLHVDKNYLYAGIGFALLIECLNIFIEKKMKKS, encoded by the coding sequence ATGGAATTTTTATCCTCACTCTTAGACGCTCTTTCTACACCGCATGGCATAGTCTCCTTGGCTACGCTCACGCTTTTAGAGATCGTTCTAGGGATTGATAATATCATTTTTATCACGGTGATGGTCTATAAACTCCCCAAACACCAGCAAAATAAGGCCATGATTTTAGGCTTGGGCTTAGCGATGATCGCTCGTATAGGGCTTTTAGGGAGCTTGTTTTTTATCAGCCATTTGCAAAAGCCTTTATTCACTATAGCGGGCATGAGCTTTTCATGGCGTGATGTGGTGCTGCTTGTAGGGGGGGCGTTTTTGGCTTTTAAAGCGTTAGTGGAATTAAAAGAGCAGATCTACCCTAAAGAAAAACACCAAGAAAAAGCGTTTGGCTTTTTCATCACTTTAATAGAAATCATGTTTTTAGACATTGTCTTTTCTTTAGACTCCGTGATCACGGCTATTGGGATCGCTAAACACCTAGAAGTCATGGCGCTTGCTATTATTTTATCTGTAATCGTGATGATGTTTTTTTCCAAAATCGTTGGCGGTTTTATTGAAAGGCATTATCGCATCAAAACTTTAGCCTTTGTGTTTTTGCTCGTTGTGGGCGTGTTTTTGTTTTTAGAAGGCTTGCATTTGCATGTTGATAAAAATTATTTGTATGCTGGTATTGGTTTTGCCTTGCTCATAGAATGCTTGAACATTTTCATAGAAAAGAAAATGAAAAAAAGTTAA